The Candidatus Zixiibacteriota bacterium genomic sequence CTTCAACGAAGAACTCTACGTCAATGTCCACTCCAACACGTTTCTGACCGGCGAAATCCGCGGGCAGGTACGTCGTGAAGTTGCCCGCTTTGCATTCCGACTCACGGAGTCGGAGGCCAACGGTGGAGCCGGGACCGGCAGCAGCGCAACGGGGTACGCGATCTGCGATTTGAGCGCGGATCAGGAATCGATGTCGATTCTGGTGGAGCACGACATTGCCTCGGCTATCGACGGGCATGTCCATCTGGGCGCGCCGGGAGTCGAGGGACCTCCCGTCTTTGCCTTCTCCAGTTCAATCAGTCCCATCAACGAAACCTGGCCCCTGACTCCGACCGATATCGCCAACCTGCTTGCGGGCGACCTCTACATTAATATCCACTCCACGGCCTTTCCGTCGGGAGAGATTCGCGGGCAGCTCCTTCAGGCACCGACCTCACTGAACGTGGGCCTCGATGAGTCCCAGGCCAACCTGTGCGCGGGCACTGGAAGCTCGGCCACAGGAACGGTCTCGGTGGTACTTAAACCTGAGGGGCGGCAGCTCACTGTCGTCGGGACCCACGATGTCGGAGGCGCCACCGATGTGGCGGTCGAACTCGGCTTCCCGTGTATCGACGGTCCCGCCCTTTTCTCGCTCGGGGCGTCGTCGAGCATCGCGGACGTACTTCATCTGTCGTCTTCAGATGTCAGCGGTTACCTCAGGGGAGAACTAAATCTAACCGTTACGTCGGCCACGTTTCCTGACGGAGAGATCAGGGGACAGATAGCAACTGCGACCGGCACTGCCTGCTGCACAGGAAACACCGGAAACATCAATGACGACGCGGGCGGAGCGGTTGACTTGTCGGACCTCATTTACCTGGTGAACTTTCTGTTCCTCGGCGGACCATCGCCAACGTGCGTGGCATCCGCCAACACCAACGGCGATGTCGGCTGCAACGTCGATCTCTCCGACTTGATTTACCTTGTGAACTTCCTCTTCCTCGGCGGGCCATCACCTGCCCCCTGCGACCCGGCCTGCGAATAACGCGTCCTCGTCACCGGTATGATCTACCGGCATGACAGGGTACCTCGGTCGAACGACCGCCCTTTACCGAAGGGCGGTCGTCGATCTTTTGTGCTGCACGCAGGGACGAAAATCTACTCTGGGGCTAAACTTAGGGTATTGACAAAATGGACTATTGCAGTATACTATATCAGCAATCAAGCAGGACACATAAGAGAAAGTAATCCATCGGAACGATCATGGCACGATACAACTCACAGATCAACCGCTATTGGTGGTGGTATCGTGATACCCGTGTGCCTGATCGTGGCCCTGGGTGCGTCTTGAGTACGCGCTAAACGCGAAACCAAAAGACACCAACACGAGCCCGCTGTCAGGCACCTGACAGCGGGCTCTTTTTTTTGAAAGGACGATTATGACGGTAAACCCACATCCGGCCGCTTCGGCGCTCGGCAAGCGCCCAATGTCCATCCGGTCGCTGGATATGCCTGCTGATCTCGAGACGCCCGTCACGGCGTTTCTCAAGCTGAGGGGGCATGGGGCCAAAATCCTGCTCGAATCAGTCGAACGCGGCGTTCAACTCGGAAGGTATTCGTTTATCGGCATCGCGCCGGACACGAAAGTCACGATCAGTACCGCCGGCGCTGCTATTGAACGGCCACAGGGGGTATCACTCATCCCGGCCGACGTCGTCCGACAGGATCCACTCGCCTGTCTCAAATCTCTGCTCGGTTCATATGCCCCGCGCGACGATCAGAGCCTTCCTCCGCTGCTCGGCGGCCTGGTAGGCTATATCGGCTATGATGTGGTCCGTTCCATTGAAAGAATCCCCGAACTCAGACCTGATAATCTCGGGCTGCCGAGTGCCATGCTGTATTTGGTCGAGACGCTGCTCGTATTCGATCACGTACAGCATCGCCTTCGACTTATAACGTTGTCGGAATGTGATGAATCCGACAGAGCCCAGGCCCGCCTTGAAAGTCTTGCAGCGGCCCTGCGCAAACCGCTCAGCCACTCTCCGATTCGCGGCGTGGCCGCGGGGGTCGAACCGCAGTCGGAATTCACGAAACCGGCATTTTGTGCCGCCGTGGAACGCATAAAAGAGTACATAAGCGCGGGCGAGGTTTATCAGTTGGTGCTGTCCCGACGGCTTACCGGCCATACCGACGCCGACTCGTTTACCATTTACCGCGCTCTCCGTATGCTCAACCCGTCTCCGTACCTGTTTTATCTCGATTTTGGAGACACGAAGCTCATCGGCTCGTCGCCGGAAGCGCTGGTCACGCTGTCCGGACGCGAAGCAACTGTCCGCCCGATTGCCGGAACGCGGCCCCGCGGAGAATCCGCCGAAGAAGACCACCGCATGGCGGCGGAACTCCTGTCGGACGAGAAAGAACGCGCCGAACACGTTATGCTGGTTGACCTCGGTCGAAACGATCTTGGCCGGTGCTGTACGGTCGGATCCGTACGGGTCAGCGAGTTCATGGAGATTGAGCGGTTCTCCCACGTAATGCACATGACCTCAACCGTGAAAGGTATGCTGCGCGACTCGCTGGACCAATTTGACCTGTTCCGCGCGGCATTCCCGGCCGGGACTGTCACCGGCGCTCCGAAGATCAGGGCGATGCAACTCATTGAGGAATTGGAGATGCAGCAGCGCGGACCCTACGCAGGGGCAGTCGGATACTTCTCTCTGTCAGGAGACATGGACTGGTGCATAGCGATACGCACGATAGTCATGCAAGGCTCGCTTTATCATCTCCAGGCGGGGGCGGGCATAGTCGCTGACTCCGTTCCCGAGCGCGAGTTCGACGAGACACGGCACAAGCTGGCCGCCCTGCAACGTGCGATCGCGGCGGCAGAGGAGGGTTTCTGATGGTCGTCCTGATTGATAACTACGATTCGTTTACCTACAACCTCGTTCAGCATGTAGGCGAACTTGGCGCCGAAGTGACGGTGGTTCGCAACGACAGTGTGTCTATCGAAGACCTGGAAGCGCTCGCCCCCCGCTACCTCATCGTCTCACCCGGCCCGGGCAATCCCGACAGTGCGGGTATTTCAATGGATGCTATCCGGCACTTCTCTGCGACCACCCCAATTCTCGGCGTCTGCCTGGGTCACCAATGCCTCGCGCAAGTCAACGGCGGCACGGTGCGGCGCGCCGACCGCCTCATGCACGGCAAGGTATCGCCGATCTACCACCATGCTCGAGGCCTTTTTCAGGGTCTATCAAGCCCGTTCGACGCTACCCGATACCACTCCCTGATTGTCGAGGAGTCGACACTCCCGGAGCACTGCGAAGTAACCGCGTACACGTCTGATGGCGAAGTCATGGGACTGCAACTCAAGGACCGCCCGGTCTTCGGTGTGCAATTCCATCCCGAGTCGATTCTTACCGAACACGGACGGCTCTTGATGAAGAATTTCCTGACGAGGAGCTACTCATGATATCAGAGGCTATCAAGCGGCTGCTCGAGGGTGAAGACCTGAGCTGCGAAGACACGCAGGCAGCGATCGAGGGTATTATCGACGGCGCTGTAACCGCCGTCCAGGCCGCTTCGTTTCTCACTGCCCTGCGTATCAAGGGCGAGTCTGTGGAGGAACTGGTAGGCGCTGCCCGGGTGATGCGCAGCCATGTCACACCGATACCGCATTCTCACGCACGCGTAGTAGACACCTGCGGGACCGGCGGTGACGGTACGGGAACCTTCAACATTTCAACGACTGTCGCGTTCGTTCTCGCCGCGGCGGGCCTCAGGGTGGCCAAACATGGCAATCGGAGTATCTCAAGCCGTTCGGGCAGTGCGGACGTTCTCGAGGCGCTCGGCGCCCGGCTCGATCTCTCGCCCGACCAGGTAGCGGCCTGTATCAACCGGGTCGGCATCGGATTTCTCTATGCGCCGAGCCTGCATCCGGCAATGCGTGCTATCGCTCCGGTTCGTCGCGAGCTTGGCTTCCGCACGGTATTCAACCTGCTGGGCCCGCTAACCAACCCGGCGGCAGCGTCACATCAAATCATCGGGGTCTTCGATCCCGCGTACACCGAACTACTGGCCCAAGCGGCATCAGCGCTGGGCTTGCAGAGGGTGTTCGTCGTTTATAACTCACATGGACTCGATGAATTGGCCACCTGCGGCACAAATCGAGTCTCGACATTCGAATGCGGGACGGTGCGCACGTTTGACATTGATCCGAGGCAACTCGGCTTCCAGCCTTGCTCGGCCGAATCACTGCGCGGTGGCGACGCGGTTGACAACGCCGAGATCACGCGGCGAGTGCTTGCGGGCGAACCGGGACCGGCGCTTGACACTGTCGTGCTGAACGCTGCCCTCGGACTGTTTTGCGCGGGTGCCGCTGACAGCCTCCCCGAGGGGATTGCCATCGCGCGAGAGACAATTGAATCGGGAGCCGCCGGCGAAACCCTGAACAGATTCGTAACCTTCACCAATCGGGTGCATCGTGCTGCATGAGATCGTGAAACACAAACGCGCCGAGCTTGCCGCACTCTCGCGCCGGGGGATCGTCGGCCTCCGCGAAATTGTCGGCAGTCTCCCCCCGGTTAAAAGTCTTCGGGAAGCCCTGCTTCGGGGTCCGGGTGTCTCTCTGATCGCGGAAATCAAACGTCGTTCTCCGTCACGGGGTATGTTAGCACAATCGGTCAACGTTGCGCAACGCGCCGAATTGTACCAGCGGGCCGGCGCGCATGCGGTTTCCGTGCTTACCGACAGCCGCTTTTTTCATGGTTCGGCTGATGATCTCAAGCTTGCCCGCTCCCGAGTTTCTGTCCCCATCCTGCGAAAAGACTTCATCCTTTCGGAGTATCAGGTCTATGAGTCCCGGGCCATCGGCGCCGACGCAATCCTGTTGATCGTAGCGGCGCTCCGGCCGGAAGAACTCGAGTCGTACTTTCATCTGGCGTTGTCAATCGGACTCGAAGTGCTGGTTGAGGTGCACGATGAGACTGAAGCAGCCGCGGCCTGCGCAATCGGCGCAGGAGTTATCGGTATTAACAATCGTGACCTCAGGACCTTCACGGTGGACCTCTCGGTCACGGAACGGGTCGTTCCTTTCTTGCCCGACAACGTAGCCATCGTCTCCGAGAGCGGCGTGAAGAACGCCGACGATCTTGTGCGGCTGCGAACCGCCGGAGTGCACGCCGCGCTCGTAGGTGAATCGCTTATGACTGCGACCGACCCAGCTGCGATGATCGGTAATCTTCTGAGGGCGGCCGTATGACCAGGGTGAAGATATGCGGTGTCACAAACACCGGCGACGCCGTTGCAGCTATCAACGCCGGCGCCGACATGATCGGGTTCGTATTCGCACCGAGCCCCCGACAAGTCACTCCGGCGGCCGTGAAGGAGATCATCGGAGAGCTGTCGCACATGGTGATTACGGTCGGCGTGTTTGCGAACGAAGATGCCTCTCACGCTGCCCTGATTTCGCAGGACTGCGGCATCGATATGCTTCAGCTGCATGGCGCCGTTTCCGGAGACACTACCGTAGACATTCCGATCATCCGTGCCGTTTCCCGACCGGCCGATCTCGAATGCATCCAACTATCCAATTGGAGGTATGTGTTGCTTGACGGATCTCATCCGTCCCTTCACGGAGGGACCGGACGAGTCTGCGACTGGACTGCTGCCTCCCGGATAGCGCGGCTGCAGGATTTATTTCTCGCGGGCGGGCTTACACCTGAAAACGTCGGTGAGGCTCTATCACAGGTGCGGCCGTATGCGGTAGACGTGTCTAGTGGCGTCGAACACGCGCCGGGCCGCAAAGATCACAAAAAGATCCAACACTTCATACACGAGGTACGCTCATGGGAGTGCCGAATGCGCGCGGCTATTTCGGGAAATTCGGGGGACGGTTTGTCCCCGAGACACTGATGGCAGCGCTTACGCAACTGGAACGTGAGTACTGGTCCGCGCGGCGAGACCCGGTCTTTCGCCGCGAATTGCACGCCTTGCTGCGCGATTTTGTAGGGCGGCGGACGCCGCTGTATTTCGCCGAACGACTGACCGACCGTTGGATGGGGCCCCGCGTATACCTCAAACGCGAAGACCTCAACCATACGGGAGCGCACAAAATCAACAACTGCATCGGCCAGGCCCTGCTGACTCGCCGCATGGGAAAGCGGAGGGTCATTGCGGAGACCGGCGCCGGCCAGCACGGCGTCGCAGTAGCAACGGTCGCAGCCCGCTTCGGCTTCTCCTGTACCGTCTACATGGGAGCCCAGGATATTAAACGGCAGGCTCCCAACGTTCTCCGCATGACCCTGCTCGGCGCCGAAGTCGTGCCTGTTACCGGAGGCAGCGGTACATTGAAGGACGCCACCAACGAAGCGATGCGCGATTGGGTGGCGAGCGTCGAGCATACCCATTACATCATCGGATCAACCGTTGGTCCGCATCCCTTCCCCATGATCGTCCGCGACTTCCAATCCGTCATCGGTCGTGAGACTCGTCGGCAGGCCTTGCGGTCAACCGGTCGGTTTCCAGATGTCATCGTCGCCTGCGTCGGCGGCGGCAGCAACGCCCTGGGTATGTTCCACCCCTTCGTGCGCGAGAAGCAAGTGCGGTTGGTGGGCGTCGAGTCGGCTGGTGACGGCCTCGCATCCGGCCGTCACGCGGCTACTCTCTCCTGCGGCAAACCGGGCGTCCTCCACGGCAGTTTCAGTTTCATGCTCCAGAGCACCGACGGTCAGGTACAGGAAACACACACGATTTCCGCTGGATTGGACTATCCCGGTGTCGGCCCGGAGCACAGCTATCTTCGCGAATCGGGACGAGTCGAGTACGTGACCGCGACCGATCGCGAGGCACTCGATGCATTCAATGAACTGAGTCGATACGAAGGCATCATCCCCGCCCTTGAGTCGTCATTCGCCCTCGCCGGCGCCCGGAAGGTGGCGGCAACAATGCGACAAGACGCGATTCTTGTCGTAAACCTGTCCGGACGCGGCGACAAAGACCTCGGCACGGTCGCCGATCTTATCACAAACCAGGTGTCTGAATCCGAACCCACAGCCGAACGAAAGGCGGCCTCATGAATCTTCCAACTCGTCGTTTTTCTTCCGTGCGCCGCGCGTTTGTCCCGTACCTCATGGCGGGGTACCCGGATCCCGACACGTTTTGCAGGCTCTTTCGAGACGTATGTGTTGCCGGCGCAGACATTGTTGAAGTCGGCATTCCTTTTTCTGATCCGCTGGCTGACGGACCGACCATCCAGCATGCGTCGGAACGCGCGCTTGCTCACGGAGTCACGGTATCGCAGGCGCTCTCGATGCTCGCTGAGTGCGGTGCGAGTAGCTCGACACCAGCCGTGATCATGAGTTATCTGAACCCGCTCCTGCAATATGGGCTGGAGCGGTTCGCGCGGGAGGCGCACCGCGTGGGCGTACGCGGGTTGATCGTCCCCGACACCATCGTTGAAGAGACTGCACCGCTCGAACGCATCTGTCGCTCGTGCGGAATCGACCTGGTCCAGTTGCTCGCCCCAACGTCACCCCCTGAGCGCCAGCAGCTGATCCTTCAGCGAACGCGCGGTTTTGTGTACCTGGTGTCAGTCGCCGGGGTGACCGGCGCCCGCCCGTTGCTCGCCGACGATCTTGTCCAGTGGATCGCGCACATCAAGGCACAAAGCCCGGTGCCGGTGGTTGTCGGTTTCGGCATTTCCACCCCCGAGCAGGCCGCCCGGGTTGCGAGCGAAGCTGACGGCGTGGTTATCGGAAGCGCCATCATAGACATCGTCCGACACAGCACTTCGTCCGACGCGGCGTGTGCAGAAGTGAAAGCGTTTACGTCTGCAGTTCGTCATGCTCTCGACGCTGTTCCGCCCGTAACACAATCACCCCTACCATCGAGGCGAATATGACGGTTGTTGTAATGAGACCGGGGGCTACCGTACGTGAGATCAGTTCGGTTCTGAAGAAGGTCGAGTCGCTCGGTTACCGCCCCCACCTTTCGCAGGGAAACGGACGGACGGCAATCGGCCTTATCGGCAACGGGTCGGAGCTTAGTCTGCAGGACATACTGTCGCTGCCGGGCGTGGCGGAGATCGCACCGGTCGCCAAGCCGTTCAAGCTCGGCAGCCGGGAATTCCGCAACACCGCGACCGAGGTGGCGGTTGGCGATGTCGTCATCGGCGGCGACCGCGTGATAATGATGGCCGGGCCATGCTCGGTGGAATCGCGTGAACAGACGATGATGATCGCCGAGTCCGTGGCCGGCTCGGGTGGTCATATCCTTCGCGGCGGCGCCTTCAAACCGCGAACCTCACCGTACAGTTTCCGTGGCCTGGGGGAGGCGGGACTGAAGATTCTTGCGGAGGCACGACAGCGAACCGGATTGCCCATCGTCACTGAAGTTCTATCGGCGCACGATGTCGACCTGGTGTGCGAGTATGCAGACATCATCCAGATAGGTGCCCGCAACATGCAGAATTTTGCGCTCCTCGACGAGCTTGGCCGTCTGACCAAACCTATTCTGCTGAAACGGGGACTGATGTCGACGATCGAGGAACTGCTCATGTCGGCGGAGTACATACTTGCCGGCGGCAATCCCAACGTCATCCTGTGCGAGCGAGGGATCCGCAGCTTTGAGAAATACACACGTAATACGCTGGACATCGCCGCTGTGCCCGTACTGAAACAACTGAGCCACCTGCCGGTGGTGGTGGATCCATCACATGCCACCGGGCGTCGCGACCTGGTTGCCCCGGTCGCGCGGGCGGCCATTGCGGCCGGAGCCGACGGCCTCATCGTCGAAACCCACCAAGACCCGGATCACGCCCTTTCCGATGGCGATCAGTCGCTTACGTTGTCCCAGTTTGAGCAGTTGATGTCCGACTTGCGGGCTCTTGCATCGGCGGTCGGCCGGTCCATGTAGCGTCATGAGCGCCCCACGCCCTTTTTTTCGCGTACTTGAGTACGGGTCAGTTAAACATTGACCCGGCGGCTCGACTATAATACTATACCAGTCGATATCCGCACCAGTATCATTCGGAAGGAGACGGCATGGGGAAACCGGCCGCCCGCATGGGCGATCAGACCGCGCACGGCGGCGTTATTGTTAAAGGTCAACCGAATGTCCTGATCGGCGGCAAACCCGCGGCCCGGTTAACCGATATGCACACCTGCCCCATGCAGACCCCCGGAACCCCGCCAATCCCCCATGTCGGCGGCCCGATCGTCGGACCCGGTGCGCCGACGGTCTTGATCGGCGGTATGCCCGCCGCCGTTGTCGGTGATTCCTGCGTCTGTACCGGTCCCCCTGACTCTATTGTCGCAGGCTGTACGACCGTCCTGATCGGCCAGGGCGGCGGTGGTGGTGGCGGACTGTCGGGTGCGGGCGCGGGTCCGAAGAAGGGCGAAGCCAAAAGCGCCGAGGGCAAGGAAGGACATTCGTTGGATGTCGCCTTCGAAGACAATGGCGGTTTGCCCGTCAGCGGCGCCAACTACAGCCTCACCGGACCTGACGGAAAAGTGATCGAGTCCGGTCCCCTCGCAGGCCGAGTGAAAAAAGGGGGCGTTAAAGAGGGCAGCTATGAAATCGAAATAAAAGCTATCTCCAAAGCCGAATGGTCGAAGTCCGAAGCCGAAGTCGGCGACAAGCTCTCCCTCAAAGCGAAGACTGCCGGTATCGAGTCCGGCACGGAGGCCACGATGACCGTCTATATGAGAGACATCAACGCCTCGGACAAGAGCATCGCCCATATCAAGACAAGCGTCAGTGGTGACAAGGTGGAGTGCGACTGGACGTTCGCGGTTGACGAATCTTTGTTGAAAGCCCAGGATCAAAAGGCTCAGGCCGGTGGTTACTCATCGCCCTCGTTCTACTTCACCGTCGAGGCCGGCGGGTGCCTGGCGCGCTCGGGCATCCTGCACCTGAAAGATTATCTCGAAATCGAATTGACCGACGAAGACGGCAAGGCGATTGGAGGCGTACCCTACAAAGTGACGCTCCCCAATGGCGAAGTACGGACCGGGAAGCTCGATGGCGGCGGCAAAGCCAGAATCGAGAAGGTCCCGCCCGGAAAGGCCCAGGTGGCCTTCGATTTGAAAGCCAAGAAGTAACGGTTCGAAGAGACAGCGACGTGCCCGACCCAAACGACAGCGCTACCATGCCGGCAGGCTTAACTGCTCTCTCCTCGGGATGTGCCGGGGTGAGCGGTCAGACCACGCGCTTCCAGCATCAACTGGTGCCGGTGCAGATTCTCGAAATGGAAGATGTTCTCTTCCATCTCAACAGCGCCGTGCTCATGCCCTCGCGTCCGGCCGGAAAATCATCTACAGACGGATCAGGCGCCAGCAAGGACCAGGATGCGATCACCGGACTCAAGGTACTTGCTCTCGTGTTTCGCCAGTTCGAGTTTGACCCGAGTCTGCGAATGATCGTTACCGGGCACACCGACACGTCAGGTGGCGCCCGTATGAACTTCGAGTTGTCCCGTCAGCGCGCCGCGAATGTACTCCATCTGCTGGATGGCGAGAAGGAGAAATGGTGCCGGGTGAGCGCTGCACGGCATAAGGTCGAAGACTATCAGCAAATCGTTGAGTACTTCCACCATCTCACGGCGCCATGGAAGAAGTCGAATTGGAACTGCGATCCGCAAGGGCTCGACGACGCCTTCGGCAATAAAACCCGCAATGCCGTTAACGGTTTTGCGCAGGGATTCAACCGGGACTATGCCGGTCCGTTCGGCAAACGCAGGCTGCCGGACAATCTCGGCGATATCATCGCCAATCGCCCCGGCCACACGTGGCCTCAGGCCGACTGGGAAGCGGTCTACGACTTGTACTCGCAGATATTGTGCGACACGCTCCAGATACTGCCTCTGGAACTTGATAACCGGCGCCAGACGTCGCTGAAGTTCGTATCCGATGATAAGAAGGTTGTTGGATGCGGCGAATCATTTCCACTCGACGAACGCGGACGGGACAATTACCGCTCGCAGCAGAACCGCCGGGTAGAAATACTCTTTTTCGCCGATAAAGACGCCCCGGTGATGAATTGCCCGGAGATCCTCGACCGAAAGCACGAAGAGGCGGAATGCCCGCTCTGGAGCCGTTACCACTTCCGCCCCACGTACATCCAACCGGGAGACCTGTATGCTGTCGCATATCATCTCAAATTTCAGTACTACAATCGGCTGCGAGATGAAGTGATGGCCCTGCCGACCGGCCTGAGTGTTATGGCACTGACCGACGACGGCCAACCCCTGCCGAGCCGAGTTGTGCAGAGTGAGTCGGAGTACACGGTGATAGTCCAGTTCCCTACCCAGGCCAAGGCCGACGCCTCCTCGGACAAAGTACGCTTTCGTTTTGAGGCCAAAGATCAGTTTGTATACACGGCGGACAAAAACGCCGTACCCCGAATCGTTTCAAAAACCCCGGAACAGATGACCGCACTCTCGCCACGCGAGCGGCTGTCATACTATGATCTTCCGGTGGAATTCGACTCGCAGAACTGGATTGCGTCCAAAGACGGCGACGTCAAACCGATCAAGAACCTGCTCAAGGATTCAACCAGTGCTTCGTCACCGATCATCTTCAATCTAGACGACGTCGTGCTGATCGATACGGCAGGCAATCAGACTCTATACGATCGCACCGCTTTCATCAACGCGGCCAATCCGCAGGGCGAGCCGAAGCCGCTGTCTGAGAAGTCCAGAGTCCGGCTGCTGTTTGTCGATCCCGCCGATAACCAGATGAAGGTGTTTCCCCCGGTTGATGCGTCGGCCGGAGATATTCCGGGCCAGCATGAAAAAACCCTGATCAGGTTCGCCAGGAACGAGAGCGATTCTTACATCAATTTCGTGCCAAATCCGTCGCGCAACCTTCGCGCGGTGGTATTCTGCGGTCAGTTTTATGACGTGACATCGACGCGAACGACCAGAACCGCAGCATTTAATGCTGCGTCCGGGCACGTGCTGGGTGCACGCGCGGCCGTACTCAACGATCCTGCCTGGCATGCCGTGGAGCGAATCAAATACGACACACCGCTCGTCACGATTCACAACTTCAAGATAGGCGATTTTACGCTTCACTACCTTCATGGCGGCGGAGCCGATGATACTCGACGGTACTCCTATCTGGTGGTGTACTGGTCGACGTTCATCTGCAAGGACACCAACCCCACGGTTGGCGGCACCGGCGATCAGCGACCGGCCACTGATGCCGAAATAGCCGAGTTTTTCAGCGTCGGCATGGTCAATTCCATGAACCACTGGAACAAGAAGCAGTACGAATTCGAAAGTACCGCGGGCGGCGCGGACCATATCGTGCGCCCGTCCTTCTTTTTTGAGGGAAATGAGACCCTGGAGTACAATCCACCGTCGCCGTTTGACTTCACCGACAACGATTACGAAATCCTGTTTTCCAAGGCTGAATTCAACGCAGCTCTGCGACAAACCCGCGGCGGACGTCCGCACTCCGTGTCATTTATCGTCGAAGAAGAAAAGGGCAGCTGGGTCATGTCATGGCGACAGGACAATACTTTCAGCCTTCTCAGCCTTCGAATCAAAACACGCGAGGACGACCCGGGCCGATTC encodes the following:
- the aroF gene encoding 3-deoxy-7-phosphoheptulonate synthase gives rise to the protein MTVVVMRPGATVREISSVLKKVESLGYRPHLSQGNGRTAIGLIGNGSELSLQDILSLPGVAEIAPVAKPFKLGSREFRNTATEVAVGDVVIGGDRVIMMAGPCSVESREQTMMIAESVAGSGGHILRGGAFKPRTSPYSFRGLGEAGLKILAEARQRTGLPIVTEVLSAHDVDLVCEYADIIQIGARNMQNFALLDELGRLTKPILLKRGLMSTIEELLMSAEYILAGGNPNVILCERGIRSFEKYTRNTLDIAAVPVLKQLSHLPVVVDPSHATGRRDLVAPVARAAIAAGADGLIVETHQDPDHALSDGDQSLTLSQFEQLMSDLRALASAVGRSM